In Lysobacter luteus, a single window of DNA contains:
- a CDS encoding FliH/SctL family protein, with protein sequence MSETALHARFADADASGAVRWTAPGLAYVEPEPLPPPPSVEDLQALERAAHDEGYAAGHAEGLAAGQVEVRRQLARIEGILDGFTRPLARLDGEVADALGDLAVRIAGALLGRSYVADPTLLADLVREALDAVGTSSREVELRLHPDDLGVLAPHLAGLSGVRLTADSALARGELRLHSESMRIDGTLAARLQACLDAFVNTPVTEPRT encoded by the coding sequence ATGAGCGAGACGGCCCTGCACGCGCGCTTCGCCGACGCGGACGCATCGGGCGCGGTGCGCTGGACCGCTCCGGGACTGGCCTACGTCGAGCCGGAACCGCTGCCGCCACCACCGAGCGTGGAAGACCTGCAGGCGCTCGAACGCGCCGCGCATGACGAAGGCTACGCGGCCGGTCACGCCGAAGGCCTGGCCGCCGGCCAGGTCGAGGTGCGCCGGCAACTCGCCCGCATCGAAGGCATCCTCGACGGTTTCACGCGCCCGCTGGCCCGCCTCGACGGTGAAGTGGCGGACGCACTCGGCGACCTGGCGGTGCGCATCGCCGGCGCCCTGCTCGGCCGCAGCTACGTTGCCGACCCCACCCTGCTGGCCGACCTGGTGCGCGAGGCGCTCGACGCCGTCGGCACCAGCTCGCGCGAGGTCGAACTGCGCCTGCATCCCGACGACCTGGGCGTGCTCGCGCCGCACCTGGCCGGCCTCAGCGGCGTGCGCCTGACCGCCGACTCCGCGCTGGCCCGCGGCGAACTGCGACTGCACAGCGAGAGCATGCGCATCGACGGCACCCTCGCCGCGCGGTTGCAGGCCTGCCTGGATGCCTTCGTCAACACACCGGTGACGGAGCCGCGCACATGA
- the fliG gene encoding flagellar motor switch protein FliG gives MADPNQQATSRKLDALSGTQRAAVVLLSLGESQAAEVLKHMSAKEVQKLGLAMTSVGGISHDSVAQVFDDFVDVLAQPGALGSADDYIRAVLTQALGEERASSLIDRILAGRNTSGLDTLKWMEPRAIADLVRNEHPQIIAIVLSHLDPDQAADVIKVLPERVRPDVLVRIATLDGIPPNALNELNDVMARQFSGSQNIKSSSVGGIKVAANILNFMDSGQDEVILGSIGEIDDALGTRIRDLMFVFDNLAEIDDRAIQTVLRDIPSDKLAVALRGADPRVREKITTNMSQRAAEILLEDMEARGPVRLAEVEAAQKEILATVRKMADDGTIQLAAKAEAFV, from the coding sequence ATGGCTGATCCGAACCAGCAGGCGACCAGCCGCAAGCTCGACGCCCTCAGCGGCACCCAGCGCGCGGCGGTGGTGCTGCTCTCGCTGGGCGAGAGCCAAGCCGCCGAGGTGCTCAAGCACATGAGCGCGAAGGAAGTGCAGAAGCTCGGCCTGGCGATGACCTCGGTGGGCGGCATCTCGCATGACTCCGTCGCCCAGGTGTTCGACGACTTCGTCGACGTGCTGGCCCAGCCCGGCGCGCTCGGCTCGGCCGACGACTACATCCGCGCGGTGCTGACCCAGGCGCTCGGCGAGGAGCGCGCCAGCAGCCTGATCGACCGCATCCTGGCCGGCCGCAACACCTCCGGGCTGGACACGCTGAAGTGGATGGAGCCGCGCGCGATCGCCGACCTGGTCCGCAACGAGCACCCGCAGATAATCGCCATCGTCCTGTCGCACCTGGACCCCGACCAGGCCGCCGACGTCATCAAGGTGCTGCCCGAGCGCGTCCGCCCGGACGTGCTGGTGCGCATCGCCACGCTCGACGGGATCCCGCCCAACGCGCTCAACGAACTCAACGACGTCATGGCGCGGCAGTTCTCCGGCAGCCAGAACATCAAGTCGTCGTCGGTCGGCGGCATCAAGGTCGCGGCCAACATCCTCAACTTCATGGACTCCGGCCAGGACGAGGTGATCCTGGGCAGCATCGGCGAGATCGACGACGCGCTCGGCACCCGCATCCGCGACCTGATGTTCGTGTTCGACAACCTTGCCGAGATCGACGACCGCGCGATCCAGACCGTGCTGCGCGACATTCCGTCCGACAAGCTGGCGGTCGCGCTGCGCGGCGCCGACCCGCGGGTGCGCGAGAAGATCACCACCAACATGTCGCAGCGCGCGGCCGAGATCCTGCTGGAGGACATGGAGGCGCGCGGCCCGGTGCGGCTGGCCGAGGTCGAGGCCGCCCAGAAGGAGATCCTCGCCACGGTCCGCAAGATGGCCGATGACGGCACCATCCAACTCGCCGCCAAGGCCGAGGCGTTCGTATGA
- the fliF gene encoding flagellar basal-body MS-ring/collar protein FliF: MSVIELPKNAASNLRNLGPLQDIPAVRQLGLFALVAAVIALGLWLFFWTQKPDYVPVFAGLDARSTAEASDLLRTAQIPYRIDSGSGALSVESDQIGKARLALAAAGLPAAEGGGFEMLQGDQGFGTSQFVENARYQHALETELARTIANLRPVREARVHLALPKPSAFTRQKEPASASVVLHLRSGSVLEPGQVAAIEHLVASSVPQMPSDNVTVVDQFGRMLSNDNPDSESALTAQRFEQQRRAEAVYVQRIQELLEPLAGPGRVSAQVSIDMNFAETEQASETYGPDPAMIRSEQVSESGDLAALAGPQGVPGSASNNPDTATAAAAAAAPAAAGSGGTGARTAVRNYEIDRTLTHTRQGPGQITRVTAAVLVDNVPQPGADGKTTQRALTDTELARIETLVQQAIGYNATRGDMVSVVNAPFARGDALDAPEAPPFWQHPRARELLRIGLGGLAVLVLILTVLRPAFRQLLAPKVPHTATVTVLPEDEEIPVTLSAPAEKPRPQPRVTAEAALNFDEKLQVAKTAVSNDPKRVANVVRNWVESDG; this comes from the coding sequence ATGAGCGTCATCGAACTGCCCAAGAACGCCGCCAGCAACCTGCGCAACCTCGGCCCGCTGCAGGACATCCCCGCGGTGCGCCAGCTCGGCCTGTTCGCGCTGGTCGCGGCGGTGATCGCGCTCGGGCTGTGGCTGTTCTTCTGGACCCAGAAGCCGGACTACGTGCCGGTGTTCGCCGGCCTGGACGCACGCTCCACCGCCGAGGCGTCCGACCTGCTGCGCACCGCCCAGATCCCCTACCGGATCGATTCGGGCAGCGGCGCGCTGTCGGTGGAGTCCGACCAGATCGGCAAGGCGCGGCTGGCGCTGGCGGCCGCGGGGTTGCCGGCCGCCGAGGGTGGCGGCTTCGAGATGCTGCAGGGCGACCAGGGCTTCGGCACCAGCCAGTTCGTCGAAAACGCGCGCTACCAGCACGCGCTGGAAACCGAACTGGCCCGCACCATCGCCAACCTGCGTCCGGTGCGCGAGGCGCGCGTGCACCTGGCGCTGCCCAAGCCGAGCGCGTTCACCCGCCAGAAGGAGCCCGCCAGTGCATCGGTGGTGCTGCACCTGCGCAGCGGCAGCGTGCTCGAGCCGGGCCAGGTCGCGGCAATCGAGCACCTGGTCGCCTCCAGCGTGCCGCAGATGCCGTCCGACAACGTCACCGTGGTCGACCAGTTCGGCCGCATGCTGTCCAACGACAACCCCGACAGCGAGTCGGCGCTGACCGCGCAGCGCTTCGAGCAGCAGCGCCGCGCCGAGGCGGTCTATGTACAGCGCATCCAGGAATTGCTGGAACCGCTGGCCGGCCCGGGTCGGGTGAGTGCGCAGGTCAGCATCGACATGAATTTCGCCGAGACCGAGCAGGCCAGCGAGACCTACGGTCCCGACCCTGCGATGATCCGCAGCGAGCAGGTCTCCGAGTCCGGCGACCTGGCGGCACTGGCCGGGCCGCAGGGTGTTCCGGGCAGTGCCAGCAACAACCCCGACACCGCCACGGCCGCCGCCGCTGCCGCCGCACCTGCCGCCGCGGGTAGCGGCGGCACCGGCGCGCGCACGGCAGTACGCAACTACGAAATCGACCGCACGCTGACCCATACCCGCCAGGGGCCGGGCCAGATCACCCGCGTCACCGCAGCGGTGCTGGTCGACAACGTCCCGCAGCCGGGCGCCGACGGCAAGACCACCCAGCGCGCGCTCACCGACACCGAGCTGGCGAGGATCGAGACGCTGGTGCAGCAGGCGATCGGCTACAACGCCACCCGCGGCGACATGGTGTCGGTGGTCAACGCGCCGTTCGCCCGTGGCGATGCGCTGGACGCGCCGGAAGCCCCGCCGTTCTGGCAGCACCCGCGTGCACGCGAATTGCTGCGCATCGGCCTGGGCGGGCTGGCGGTGCTGGTGCTGATCCTCACCGTGCTGCGCCCGGCCTTCCGCCAGTTGCTGGCGCCCAAGGTGCCGCATACGGCGACGGTCACCGTGCTGCCCGAGGACGAGGAGATCCCGGTGACGCTGTCGGCCCCGGCCGAGAAGCCGCGCCCGCAACCGCGCGTCACGGCCGAGGCGGCGCTGAACTTCGACGAGAAACTGCAGGTCGCCAAGACGGCGGTCAGCAACGACCCCAAGCGGGTCGCCAACGTGGTGCGCAACTGGGTGGAATCCGATGGCTGA
- a CDS encoding sigma-54 dependent transcriptional regulator yields MSESRILVVERDMDRAEHVATLLEFMDFTPRIVTEASDVDLKKARASDWVAVVVGDVGDGTDWQAFVDWLGAQPLHPPLLVLPGHAPDAAWRAGLHPETQWPLDYPLRRVQLQEALRRASLKRIDEDERREQSAGGGPTGRSPAVLELSRMIDQVAPFDTTVLILGESGTGKEVAARAVHQRSRRANKPFVAINCGAIPPDLLESELFGHEKGAFTGALTQRKGRFEMAEGGTLLLDEIGDMPMPMQVKLLRVLQERTFERVGGTTLIHCDVRVVAATHRNLEAHIHEGKFREDLFYRLNVFPIEMPPLRERVTDLPDLIAAITRQLADSGRGRVSLAASAVAALAHYDWPGNVRELSNLLERLAVLHPSGNVRAADLPARYRAAMPEGLEDELPAAAPMTEPRVADPAAYSPTATLPAEGLDLRSHIAEIELELIRAALQQADGVVAHAAPLLGLRRTTLVEKLRKYGIERD; encoded by the coding sequence ATGAGCGAATCCCGCATCCTCGTCGTCGAGCGCGACATGGACCGCGCCGAGCACGTGGCGACGCTGCTGGAGTTCATGGACTTCACCCCGCGCATCGTCACCGAGGCCTCGGACGTCGACCTGAAGAAGGCGCGCGCCAGCGACTGGGTGGCCGTTGTGGTGGGCGACGTCGGCGATGGCACCGATTGGCAGGCCTTCGTCGACTGGCTCGGCGCGCAGCCGCTGCACCCGCCGTTGCTGGTGCTGCCGGGCCACGCGCCCGACGCTGCCTGGCGCGCGGGCCTGCATCCCGAGACCCAGTGGCCGCTGGACTACCCGCTGCGCCGGGTGCAGTTGCAGGAAGCCCTGCGCCGCGCCAGCCTGAAGCGCATCGACGAGGACGAGCGCCGCGAGCAGTCCGCCGGTGGCGGTCCTACCGGCCGCAGCCCAGCCGTGCTCGAGCTCTCGCGCATGATCGACCAGGTGGCGCCGTTCGATACCACCGTGCTGATCCTCGGCGAGTCCGGGACCGGCAAGGAGGTCGCCGCACGCGCGGTCCACCAGCGCTCCAGGCGTGCGAACAAGCCGTTCGTGGCGATCAACTGCGGCGCGATCCCGCCGGACCTGCTCGAGAGCGAACTGTTCGGCCACGAGAAGGGCGCCTTCACCGGCGCGCTGACCCAGCGCAAGGGCCGCTTCGAGATGGCCGAGGGCGGCACCCTGCTGCTCGACGAGATCGGCGACATGCCGATGCCGATGCAGGTCAAGCTGCTGCGCGTGCTGCAGGAACGCACGTTCGAGCGCGTCGGCGGCACCACCCTGATCCACTGCGACGTGCGCGTGGTCGCCGCGACGCACCGCAACCTCGAGGCGCACATCCACGAGGGCAAGTTCCGCGAGGACCTGTTCTACCGCCTCAACGTGTTCCCGATCGAGATGCCGCCGCTGCGCGAGCGCGTCACCGACCTGCCCGACCTGATCGCCGCCATCACCCGGCAGCTGGCCGACAGCGGCCGCGGGCGGGTCAGCCTGGCCGCCAGCGCGGTCGCCGCCCTGGCCCATTACGACTGGCCGGGCAACGTGCGCGAGCTGAGCAACCTGCTGGAGCGGCTGGCCGTGCTGCACCCGTCCGGCAACGTGCGTGCGGCCGACCTGCCGGCGCGCTACCGCGCCGCGATGCCGGAAGGCCTCGAAGACGAGCTGCCGGCCGCCGCCCCGATGACGGAGCCGCGCGTGGCCGACCCGGCCGCGTATTCGCCGACCGCCACCCTGCCCGCCGAAGGCCTGGACCTGCGCAGCCACATCGCCGAGATCGAGCTGGAGCTGATCCGCGCCGCGCTGCAGCAGGCCGACGGCGTCGTTGCGCACGCCGCGCCGCTGCTGGGCCTGCGCCGCACCACCCTGGTCGAGAAGCTGCGCAAGTACGGCATCGAGCGGGACTGA
- the fliE gene encoding flagellar hook-basal body complex protein FliE, which yields MTDAISSILSQIRAHEMRARGPLADAPAGTAINPQALRPDGVGRATGVQAPGFSQTLNNALDNVSRVQHESAELQKAFEMGDPRADLARVMVAMQQSSVAFKATAEVRNRLVQSYQDVMNMPI from the coding sequence ATGACCGACGCGATTTCATCGATCCTTTCCCAGATCCGCGCCCACGAGATGCGCGCGCGCGGCCCGCTGGCCGACGCGCCCGCCGGCACCGCGATCAACCCGCAGGCCCTGCGCCCGGATGGCGTCGGCCGCGCGACCGGCGTCCAGGCGCCGGGCTTCAGCCAGACCCTCAACAACGCGCTCGACAACGTCAGCAGGGTGCAGCACGAGTCGGCCGAACTGCAGAAGGCCTTCGAAATGGGCGACCCGCGCGCCGACCTGGCGCGGGTGATGGTGGCGATGCAGCAGTCGTCGGTCGCGTTCAAGGCGACCGCCGAGGTGCGCAACCGGCTGGTGCAGTCCTACCAGGACGTCATGAACATGCCGATCTGA